The Fuerstiella sp. genome includes a window with the following:
- a CDS encoding DUF1805 domain-containing protein → MNDSFPRITSRRMQFEGGSAIGTSNRWEKSQYCSILTRAGIVGCGVYDMESAATFDQAIAIARGTPANPLVEPEDLLDAKIVDASPRARSFGIEVGMTGREATEIMLSVYPKKPDVAGSPVHVKFLDHVTIIVEDLERSRRFYTDVLGMQVVERPDFSFDGMWLNAGGTQVHLILDHPECADPGYPNMHGETLPGRVHHFAFEVDDAHAAADRLKEHGVTIQGGPVPRPDGCIQVWFFDPDEHIVEVFHKV, encoded by the coding sequence ATGAATGATTCATTCCCGCGAATAACGAGCCGTCGAATGCAGTTCGAAGGCGGATCTGCGATCGGTACCAGCAACCGCTGGGAGAAAAGTCAGTATTGTTCAATTCTGACCCGAGCCGGAATTGTTGGTTGTGGTGTCTACGATATGGAATCGGCTGCGACGTTCGACCAGGCAATTGCGATTGCTCGGGGAACGCCTGCAAATCCACTGGTTGAACCGGAAGATCTCCTGGATGCAAAGATCGTTGATGCCAGTCCCAGGGCGAGGTCATTTGGTATTGAAGTGGGAATGACGGGTCGGGAAGCCACTGAAATCATGCTGTCGGTTTATCCGAAGAAGCCGGATGTTGCTGGTTCACCGGTGCACGTCAAATTTCTTGACCACGTTACGATTATCGTGGAAGACCTGGAACGCAGTCGCAGATTTTATACCGACGTCCTTGGGATGCAGGTTGTGGAGCGTCCGGACTTTTCATTCGACGGAATGTGGCTGAACGCCGGGGGAACTCAGGTTCATCTGATCCTCGATCATCCCGAATGTGCTGATCCGGGATATCCAAACATGCACGGGGAAACCCTTCCTGGCCGGGTTCATCACTTTGCTTTTGAGGTCGATGATGCACACGCTGCCGCCGATCGTCTTAAAGAACATGGTGTCACAATCCAGGGTGGCCCGGTGCCCCGTCCGGATGGCTGCATTCAGGTCTGGTTCTTTGATCCGGACGAACATATCGTCGAAGTGTTCCACAAAGTGTAG
- a CDS encoding DsbA family protein — protein sequence MRIERLRTEWDIDIRFVHFPLHPKTPTEGMTLEQLFAGRGIDISAAQVRMKQLMEIEGLPYGDRRMTYNSRLAQEFAAFMVTQPDGEQIHNRLFQAYFADGINIALIENLIEIASGMGVQESVCRDELSTGHYRSAVDQDWERSRKLGVTSVPTFVAGQHAAAGAQPYDVLEQLLEHSGAVRR from the coding sequence TTCGTCCATTTTCCACTGCACCCGAAAACACCAACGGAAGGAATGACACTGGAACAGTTGTTCGCCGGTCGTGGCATCGATATTTCGGCAGCGCAGGTCCGCATGAAACAACTGATGGAAATCGAAGGTCTGCCATACGGGGACCGCAGGATGACTTATAACAGCCGTCTTGCCCAGGAATTCGCCGCATTTATGGTCACACAGCCGGACGGAGAGCAGATCCACAACCGACTTTTCCAAGCGTACTTCGCAGACGGAATCAACATCGCCCTGATTGAAAATCTCATTGAAATCGCAAGCGGCATGGGAGTGCAGGAATCCGTCTGCCGTGACGAATTGAGCACCGGACATTATCGATCAGCCGTTGACCAGGACTGGGAACGGTCACGGAAGCTTGGTGTGACATCGGTCCCCACGTTTGTTGCCGGACAACACGCCGCAGCCGGTGCTCAACCTTATGATGTGCTTGAGCAGTTACTGGAACATTCCGGAGCCGTACGCAGATAA